A window from Shewanella livingstonensis encodes these proteins:
- a CDS encoding LysR family transcriptional regulator: MDLAKLSRISMKHLITLHVMLDTLSVTASAEQLCLSPSSVSKTLSQLRDSLNDELFYRHGNSLIATPLARRLGPSVKQMINDMNHIMSQDVFTPADYQGRFSLAMRESTFELLAAKISAHILKLAPNIHLAIYSKDNIGFDGLIKGSLDFIMLPHDLSQPSHIDDDLVWETLINDEMVCLMNASHPLALQPGISLDDYLRFSHIGITDIDLSTPFFDILLAQQSKKRAVPISVADFGSAALMCHHSELLFTCSRRWASMAKQAQGLIIKPLPIDYGKVAYSLVWHKQSMNDPAHRWLYEQILLCSY, encoded by the coding sequence ATGGATTTGGCAAAGCTTTCCCGTATCAGCATGAAACACTTAATCACTTTACATGTCATGCTCGATACACTCAGTGTCACTGCCAGTGCAGAGCAATTATGTTTAAGCCCTTCTTCGGTGAGTAAAACCTTGAGCCAGCTTAGAGACAGCCTAAACGATGAATTATTTTATCGTCACGGCAATTCACTTATTGCGACACCTTTGGCACGCAGACTTGGCCCAAGCGTGAAGCAGATGATTAATGATATGAACCATATCATGAGCCAAGATGTGTTTACTCCTGCCGATTATCAAGGACGTTTCTCACTCGCGATGCGTGAGAGTACCTTTGAACTACTGGCGGCTAAAATAAGCGCTCATATTCTAAAGCTAGCGCCTAACATCCATCTAGCTATTTACAGTAAAGACAATATAGGTTTTGACGGCTTAATAAAGGGCTCGTTAGATTTTATTATGTTACCCCATGACTTAAGTCAGCCAAGCCATATCGATGATGATTTGGTCTGGGAAACCTTGATCAATGATGAGATGGTTTGCTTAATGAATGCATCACACCCTTTAGCGTTGCAACCAGGCATCAGCCTTGATGATTATTTACGTTTCAGCCACATCGGTATCACTGATATTGACTTAAGTACGCCTTTTTTTGATATTTTGCTGGCACAACAATCTAAAAAACGCGCGGTACCCATTTCAGTGGCAGACTTTGGCAGCGCAGCGTTAATGTGTCATCACAGTGAATTACTGTTTACCTGTTCGCGCCGTTGGGCATCAATGGCTAAACAAGCCCAAGGGCTGATTATCAAACCTTTACCGATAGATTATGGCAAAGTGGC
- the nrfD gene encoding NrfD/PsrC family molybdoenzyme membrane anchor subunit: MNNIWGDMAQYDPVVWNWIIAIYLFMAGLSAGSVLIGIVMRWYSKDKQIESPILKASAIIGPVAISLGLACLVFDLTKPFHFWLILINYNFDSVMAIGVVALLAYSPLGIAYSMIVLRDELPKWKLGFLVPISHLLMPFRKVIEILLFVLAIGVGAYTGFLLSAMNAYPMLNTAILPALFLASGLSAGAAGNLIVALTCFNSATHDDDVMKLHGLDLPVIITEMMFLVMLFTSLYFTGGAAAESLASLSQDIWGSVFWYGVVGIGFAIPILSMFLPSSTRHTKAMMITVACCSLTGVLALRHFIIYAGQSYIS, translated from the coding sequence ATGAACAATATCTGGGGCGATATGGCGCAATACGATCCTGTGGTGTGGAACTGGATTATTGCCATTTACTTATTTATGGCCGGGTTATCGGCAGGTAGCGTGCTGATTGGTATTGTTATGCGTTGGTATAGCAAAGATAAACAGATTGAAAGCCCAATCTTAAAAGCTTCTGCGATTATTGGTCCTGTGGCGATTAGCTTAGGGCTTGCATGTTTGGTATTTGACTTAACCAAACCATTTCATTTTTGGTTGATTTTAATCAATTACAATTTCGACTCTGTGATGGCCATTGGTGTTGTTGCGTTATTAGCGTATTCACCTTTGGGTATCGCGTATTCGATGATTGTACTACGCGATGAACTGCCAAAATGGAAATTGGGGTTCTTAGTGCCGATAAGTCATCTATTAATGCCATTTCGTAAAGTGATTGAAATACTATTGTTTGTACTTGCGATTGGTGTGGGAGCCTATACCGGTTTTCTGCTTTCGGCGATGAATGCATACCCTATGTTAAATACGGCAATCTTACCGGCGTTATTTTTAGCATCGGGTTTATCAGCTGGTGCTGCAGGAAACTTAATTGTGGCATTAACCTGCTTTAACAGCGCAACACATGACGACGATGTGATGAAGTTACACGGTTTAGATTTACCGGTGATCATTACTGAAATGATGTTCTTAGTTATGTTGTTTACGTCACTGTATTTTACTGGCGGCGCAGCGGCCGAGTCTTTGGCATCATTGAGTCAAGACATCTGGGGCAGCGTATTTTGGTATGGGGTTGTTGGTATTGGCTTTGCGATACCGATTTTGTCGATGTTTTTACCGTCAAGCACACGCCATACAAAAGCGATGATGATAACCGTTGCCTGTTGTAGTTTAACCGGTGTGTTAGCGTTACGACATTTCATTATCTATGCTGGTCAGAGCTATATTAGCTAA
- a CDS encoding 4Fe-4S dicluster domain-containing protein, protein MNKRYVMVHDENKCIGCQACNVACRSENDVPEGVTRLQVRVEGPFGEAPNLHFKYHRVSCQQCEDAPCVTVCPTGAAYIDENGLVSIHNDKCIGCMYCVAACPYKVRFINPITKAADKCNFCKDTRLARGEQPACVTVCPTDALYFGDANDSNSDVAKLLNTKITYQDKTHLGTKPRVYRVPTKRGGIQS, encoded by the coding sequence ATGAATAAACGATATGTCATGGTGCATGACGAAAACAAATGCATCGGCTGCCAAGCGTGTAATGTAGCCTGCCGTAGTGAAAATGATGTACCAGAAGGGGTAACCCGCCTGCAAGTACGAGTAGAAGGGCCATTTGGTGAAGCACCTAATCTTCACTTTAAATACCATAGAGTGTCATGTCAGCAATGTGAGGACGCGCCCTGTGTCACTGTGTGTCCTACAGGTGCAGCTTACATCGATGAAAATGGCCTAGTGTCTATCCATAACGATAAGTGCATCGGTTGTATGTATTGTGTGGCGGCGTGTCCTTATAAAGTTCGATTTATTAACCCCATCACTAAAGCGGCTGACAAATGCAATTTCTGTAAAGACACGCGTTTGGCAAGAGGTGAGCAACCCGCTTGTGTGACGGTGTGTCCTACCGATGCATTGTATTTTGGCGATGCTAATGACAGTAACAGCGACGTGGCTAAGTTACTCAATACCAAAATAACCTATCAAGATAAAACCCATTTAGGCACCAAACCTAGGGTTTACCGTGTTCCGACTAAACGTGGAGGGATTCAATCATGA
- the phsA gene encoding thiosulfate reductase PhsA, with product MIQLNRRHFLKGAGASGATCALASILPGSLAALEKQPLKGISSEVASICEMCSTRCPISARVIDGKNIFISGNKEAKSFGGKVCARGGAGHSLLYDPQRIVKPLKRAGERGEGKWTEISWDDAYQFIAEKLNTIKKQYGAETVAFSSKSGSLDGHVFHLAAAFGTPNTFTHASTCPGAYEIAAKAMFGTKMKRDLGNSEYIINFGHNIYEGINMSETRGMMQAQMDKGAKLVVFEPRFSVVADKADEWHAIRPGTDVSVALALCHVLIYDNLYDSQFVEQYVVGFDEFAAEVKQYTPEWAESISDVSAVAIRRIAHEYASHAPHAVVDFGHRATFTPEEFDMRRAIYAANILIGNIERKGGIYMGQKASGYNKFAGEAVAPELATPGVEGMPKPSAIRIDQVEKQYKLMWSSGGVYQTIIDATLEAKPYQLKAWVMSRTNPMQTLTDRAKVEQTLKALELVVCCDLYISETAAYADIILPESTYLERDEEIFDKSGKNPAYYVRQRAVETIGNTRPSWQIFKELGHALGLEKFYPWENIETLQLMQVNRDHSLLAHIKKMGYVSYGKPLMLREPSMVAEFVNAYPNARHADHDGSYASAMTFKTPSGKIELTSAQVEDMAPGRGVIKHRPVQLKQADELYFIQGKVAVHTNGATHNIPMLANLMSDNPIWIHPITAGRLNIHSGDAIQLTSSVGSEQGTALVTPGIRQDTVFAYMGFGSKNKELVRATGKGIHCGNLLPNSIAPVCGMNIHTTGVKLAKI from the coding sequence ATGATTCAGTTAAATCGGCGTCATTTTTTAAAGGGAGCAGGTGCAAGTGGTGCAACTTGTGCGCTGGCAAGTATTTTACCTGGCTCGCTAGCAGCATTAGAAAAACAACCTTTAAAAGGCATTTCTTCTGAAGTGGCCAGTATTTGCGAAATGTGTTCCACACGTTGTCCAATATCAGCACGAGTGATTGATGGCAAAAATATTTTTATTAGCGGTAATAAAGAAGCTAAATCGTTTGGTGGCAAGGTATGCGCAAGGGGCGGTGCTGGCCATAGTCTTTTATATGACCCGCAGCGTATTGTTAAACCGTTAAAAAGAGCCGGTGAGCGTGGTGAAGGTAAATGGACCGAAATTAGCTGGGACGATGCTTATCAATTTATCGCCGAGAAACTCAACACCATAAAAAAACAATACGGTGCAGAAACTGTCGCGTTTTCATCTAAATCTGGTTCGTTAGACGGCCATGTTTTTCACTTAGCGGCGGCATTTGGTACGCCCAATACATTCACACATGCTTCAACATGTCCTGGCGCTTATGAAATTGCCGCGAAAGCCATGTTCGGCACCAAAATGAAACGCGACCTTGGTAACTCTGAATACATCATCAATTTTGGTCATAATATCTATGAAGGTATTAACATGTCTGAAACCAGAGGCATGATGCAAGCGCAAATGGACAAAGGGGCTAAGTTAGTTGTATTTGAACCTCGTTTTTCTGTTGTCGCTGATAAAGCCGATGAGTGGCACGCCATACGTCCAGGCACTGATGTGTCAGTGGCATTAGCCTTATGCCATGTACTGATTTATGACAATTTGTATGACAGTCAATTTGTTGAACAATATGTTGTCGGTTTTGATGAGTTTGCGGCTGAAGTTAAACAATATACTCCAGAGTGGGCTGAATCAATTTCAGATGTGTCTGCGGTTGCCATTCGTCGTATCGCACACGAATACGCCAGCCATGCGCCACATGCAGTGGTTGATTTTGGTCATCGTGCTACTTTCACACCAGAAGAATTTGATATGCGCCGCGCTATTTATGCAGCCAATATTTTGATTGGTAATATTGAGCGTAAAGGTGGCATATACATGGGCCAAAAGGCCTCTGGTTACAACAAATTTGCCGGTGAAGCTGTCGCGCCAGAATTAGCGACACCGGGTGTTGAAGGTATGCCTAAACCTTCTGCTATCCGCATTGATCAAGTTGAAAAGCAATACAAACTCATGTGGTCGTCAGGTGGTGTGTATCAAACCATCATAGATGCAACATTAGAGGCTAAACCATATCAACTTAAAGCCTGGGTGATGAGTCGTACTAACCCAATGCAAACGCTAACAGACAGAGCAAAAGTCGAACAAACACTTAAGGCATTAGAGTTAGTGGTGTGCTGCGATCTGTACATCAGTGAAACAGCGGCGTATGCCGACATTATTTTACCTGAGTCTACCTACCTTGAACGTGATGAAGAAATTTTTGATAAATCAGGTAAAAACCCGGCTTATTATGTGCGTCAACGTGCGGTGGAAACCATTGGTAATACACGTCCAAGCTGGCAAATATTTAAAGAGCTAGGCCATGCGTTAGGACTTGAGAAGTTTTACCCATGGGAAAACATTGAAACCTTACAACTCATGCAGGTTAATCGTGATCACAGCCTACTAGCACACATCAAAAAAATGGGTTACGTCAGTTATGGCAAGCCGTTAATGTTACGAGAACCGAGTATGGTTGCCGAATTTGTTAACGCCTATCCTAATGCTCGACATGCTGATCATGACGGCAGCTATGCATCGGCAATGACATTTAAAACCCCGAGCGGAAAAATAGAGTTAACCTCTGCGCAAGTTGAAGACATGGCTCCTGGTAGAGGTGTGATTAAGCATCGCCCAGTGCAGCTTAAGCAAGCTGACGAATTGTATTTTATTCAAGGCAAAGTGGCCGTCCATACCAACGGGGCAACGCATAACATTCCAATGTTAGCCAACTTGATGTCTGACAATCCTATTTGGATCCATCCTATTACGGCAGGTCGTTTAAATATTCACAGTGGTGATGCCATTCAATTAACCAGCAGTGTCGGCAGTGAACAAGGCACCGCTTTAGTCACGCCTGGAATTCGCCAAGACACAGTATTTGCATACATGGGCTTTGGATCCAAAAACAAAGAATTGGTGCGTGCCACAGGAAAAGGTATTCATTGTGGAAATCTACTACCAAATTCTATCGCGCCAGTTTGTGGCATGAACATACATACCACTGGTGTTAAGTTGGCAAAAATTTAG
- a CDS encoding sensor histidine kinase, producing the protein MHFGILLWLIPTLLLIHSTVSFALSDAIDPVVEQQSPKDNLALVHYRVAVLANYGVAKSIERWQPLMDYLTKRVPRASFDVVPLDFNQMNQQLLNGQVQFVVTNPGHYFNMSSDFPISWLATMKSNQHNGSTFAIGATIIVRNDSSFFSIEDLEGHSVVASDPSALGGYQAAIGLINSKEYTTNNFFNKVTFLGFPLEPLIYQVRDGTADIAITPFCTLEQMIDQGYIDAKDFRVINDATPAGYDCAVSTPLYPNWSFASSDAVPLTVRTDITRALLSISATHPASVIGLNRGWAAPISQFEVIKLFKALDIESKKIPVMLQVWQWIKLNQKWGFGLVGFFVIATIYHLWLEYRFRQKSERLFSSERQLKNKALQFERLQSAAILGEIGAGLAHELNQPIAAITQYSEGGMIEQANNIGIDSKQYQLLEKIHQQSIRAGEIVHRIRGLLQRKNAEPTEFYVHEQLMICLELFEHEFKSHNIKLSTQLTSTDIKLTGDKVGFCQVLMNVLKNAVDAMSEGTLSTKHTNRILIDLHIVDNTIHLKIYDNGIGLSCSADEFKTTFFSTKAEGLGLGLAICNDVIMLFGGQINLSKCEDDPDAPWQRGCRVLIDIPLKY; encoded by the coding sequence ATGCATTTTGGAATATTGTTATGGTTAATACCAACGTTACTATTGATTCATTCAACAGTAAGTTTTGCGCTATCTGACGCCATTGATCCCGTTGTAGAACAGCAATCCCCAAAAGATAATCTTGCCCTGGTTCACTATCGTGTGGCGGTGCTAGCCAACTATGGCGTCGCTAAAAGCATTGAGCGATGGCAGCCATTAATGGACTATTTAACCAAAAGAGTTCCGAGAGCAAGTTTTGACGTTGTGCCGTTAGATTTTAATCAAATGAACCAACAGTTACTGAATGGTCAGGTGCAATTTGTGGTCACTAATCCCGGGCATTACTTTAATATGAGTAGCGATTTTCCTATTTCATGGCTGGCAACCATGAAAAGCAATCAACATAATGGCAGCACCTTTGCGATTGGAGCGACAATCATTGTTCGTAACGATAGTTCATTTTTTAGCATTGAAGACCTCGAGGGCCATTCTGTGGTGGCGAGCGATCCTAGTGCATTAGGCGGTTATCAAGCAGCTATAGGGCTAATTAATTCCAAGGAATATACGACTAATAATTTTTTTAATAAAGTCACTTTTCTAGGATTCCCTTTAGAACCATTAATTTACCAAGTTCGTGATGGCACCGCGGATATTGCCATTACTCCATTTTGTACTTTAGAGCAGATGATTGATCAAGGGTACATAGATGCTAAAGACTTTAGAGTCATCAATGATGCCACCCCAGCAGGCTATGATTGTGCGGTGAGTACGCCGCTATACCCAAATTGGTCGTTTGCCTCCTCAGATGCTGTGCCATTAACCGTTAGAACCGATATTACTCGCGCATTGCTCTCTATTAGTGCGACTCACCCAGCTTCTGTTATTGGCCTAAATCGTGGCTGGGCAGCCCCTATAAGCCAGTTTGAAGTGATAAAATTGTTTAAAGCGTTAGATATTGAGTCCAAAAAAATACCGGTCATGTTACAGGTTTGGCAGTGGATTAAGTTAAATCAAAAGTGGGGCTTTGGATTAGTTGGCTTCTTTGTAATCGCCACTATTTATCACTTATGGCTTGAATATCGATTTAGACAAAAGAGCGAACGGTTATTCAGTAGTGAACGCCAGTTAAAAAACAAAGCATTGCAATTTGAACGTTTACAAAGTGCCGCCATTCTGGGTGAAATAGGCGCAGGTCTAGCTCATGAGCTTAATCAACCTATTGCTGCCATAACCCAATACAGTGAAGGAGGAATGATTGAGCAAGCCAATAATATAGGCATAGATTCTAAACAGTATCAGTTGCTTGAAAAAATACATCAACAATCAATTCGTGCTGGCGAAATCGTTCATAGAATAAGGGGTTTGTTGCAACGAAAAAACGCTGAGCCTACCGAGTTTTATGTGCATGAACAATTAATGATATGCCTGGAGTTATTCGAGCATGAGTTTAAAAGCCATAATATTAAACTCAGCACACAACTGACGAGCACTGATATTAAATTAACTGGCGATAAAGTGGGCTTTTGCCAGGTATTAATGAATGTATTAAAAAATGCTGTTGATGCTATGTCTGAAGGGACGTTATCAACTAAACACACCAACCGGATACTGATTGATTTACACATTGTTGATAATACAATACACCTTAAAATTTATGATAATGGCATAGGTTTGAGCTGCTCTGCTGATGAGTTTAAAACTACCTTCTTCTCCACCAAAGCAGAAGGGTTGGGGCTAGGATTAGCTATTTGCAATGATGTTATTATGCTATTTGGTGGCCAGATAAATTTATCTAAATGTGAAGATGATCCTGATGCTCCTTGGCAAAGAGGTTGCCGAGTATTAATCGACATTCCATTAAAATATTAA
- a CDS encoding response regulator transcription factor, with amino-acid sequence MQILNTIFMVDDDLAILDSMQFMLLQYGFNLQIFESATAFLTSSDITQPGCLIVDSKMSEISGQELQQTLVTAKSPLGIIFLTGHGDLPMAVHAFRQGACDFFQKPVKGIELVMAIEKALTTSKHAFETMQLRQRYSTLTDRENQVLHLLIDGKTNKQMAEILFVSLRTIEVHRSKIIKKLAVHNAAELAKFSALLVD; translated from the coding sequence ATGCAGATTTTAAATACTATTTTCATGGTTGATGATGATCTTGCGATCCTTGATTCAATGCAATTTATGCTATTGCAGTATGGATTTAACTTACAAATATTCGAATCTGCTACTGCATTCCTGACTAGTAGCGATATAACGCAACCAGGCTGTTTGATTGTCGACAGTAAAATGTCTGAAATCAGCGGCCAAGAATTACAACAAACACTGGTTACAGCCAAAAGCCCACTAGGGATAATCTTTCTGACAGGCCATGGTGATTTACCGATGGCGGTACATGCCTTTAGACAAGGTGCTTGTGATTTCTTCCAAAAACCAGTGAAAGGTATAGAGCTTGTCATGGCAATAGAGAAAGCATTAACCACTAGCAAGCACGCATTTGAAACGATGCAACTAAGGCAACGCTACAGCACACTAACCGATAGAGAAAATCAGGTATTACATCTATTAATTGATGGAAAAACCAATAAACAGATGGCAGAAATTCTGTTTGTATCATTGCGAACCATAGAGGTTCATCGTTCAAAAATAATCAAAAAATTGGCCGTACATAATGCTGCTGAATTAGCTAAATTTAGCGCTTTACTCGTTGATTAA
- a CDS encoding peroxiredoxin — protein MTDSIVNFPQLNRPAPAFNTKTTHGMRSLTDYKGKWLVLFSHPADFTPVCTTEFIGFAQRAEEFAQLNTELLGLSIDSIHSHIAWVRNIEENFGVEITFPIISDLSMAVAKAYGMIQPGASDTAAVRATFIIDPEGILHAMVYYPMSNGRSIDEFVRLVKALQTSDTNGVATPENWQPGDDVIVPPPATTEEAKARLSQGFKYTDWYFSKKSL, from the coding sequence ATGACTGACTCTATTGTCAATTTCCCCCAATTAAATCGACCCGCTCCGGCATTTAATACCAAAACGACTCACGGAATGCGCTCACTTACAGACTATAAAGGCAAGTGGTTAGTCTTGTTCTCTCATCCAGCAGATTTTACCCCGGTGTGTACTACCGAGTTTATTGGCTTTGCCCAACGCGCTGAAGAATTTGCGCAGTTAAATACCGAGTTATTAGGCTTATCTATCGACAGTATCCATTCACACATTGCCTGGGTTCGCAATATTGAGGAAAACTTTGGTGTTGAGATCACCTTCCCTATCATTTCAGACTTATCAATGGCTGTGGCTAAGGCTTACGGCATGATCCAACCTGGCGCGAGTGATACTGCAGCGGTTCGTGCCACTTTCATTATCGATCCTGAAGGTATATTGCACGCCATGGTGTATTACCCAATGAGCAATGGCCGCTCTATTGATGAATTTGTTCGATTAGTCAAAGCATTACAAACCAGTGACACTAATGGCGTTGCGACTCCAGAAAACTGGCAACCCGGTGATGATGTAATAGTACCTCCGCCGGCGACTACCGAAGAAGCTAAAGCCCGTTTAAGCCAAGGGTTTAAATATACCGATTGGTACTTTAGTAAAAAATCGCTTTAA
- a CDS encoding MBL fold metallo-hydrolase produces the protein MISTFSVHEFLDEDSETFTYVVVDNTTSYAVIIDPVLDFDYKSGRTDTHSAQRVLHWIERQNLTVKWILETHAHADHLSAASFLRDSIGGQIGIGEHITQVQDTFKTIFNLEPNFLPNGSQFDRLFKHDDLLQVGNMSIRIMHTPGHTPADLAYIVNEQAAFVGDTIFMPDVGTARCDFPGGDANTLYDSIQTLFSLPDSTDIYVCHDYPPEGRDHQCNTQISQQKQHNIHVNDNMAKADFVDLRQQRDATLPMPRLILPAIQINIRAGQMPTAEANGTVYLKIPINLL, from the coding sequence ATGATTTCAACGTTTAGTGTGCATGAATTTTTAGATGAAGATAGTGAAACGTTCACCTATGTTGTTGTCGATAATACCACCTCATATGCGGTGATTATTGATCCTGTTTTAGATTTTGATTATAAATCGGGCCGTACTGACACCCACAGTGCGCAGCGGGTTTTACACTGGATAGAACGTCAAAACTTGACCGTAAAATGGATATTAGAAACCCATGCCCATGCCGACCATTTATCTGCTGCCAGTTTTTTACGAGACAGTATTGGTGGTCAAATAGGTATTGGTGAACACATTACTCAGGTGCAAGACACCTTTAAAACGATTTTTAATCTAGAGCCTAATTTTTTGCCTAATGGCAGTCAATTTGATCGGTTATTTAAGCATGATGACTTATTGCAGGTCGGTAATATGTCGATTCGTATTATGCACACGCCGGGTCATACACCTGCAGATTTAGCCTATATCGTTAATGAACAAGCCGCTTTTGTGGGTGATACTATTTTTATGCCTGATGTGGGTACCGCCAGATGTGATTTCCCCGGTGGTGATGCCAATACCTTATACGATTCAATTCAGACCTTGTTTAGCCTGCCTGACTCAACTGATATCTATGTATGCCACGACTATCCACCTGAGGGCCGTGACCACCAGTGTAATACTCAAATAAGCCAACAGAAACAACATAATATCCATGTTAATGACAACATGGCAAAAGCTGATTTTGTTGATCTTCGCCAACAACGAGACGCAACACTGCCTATGCCAAGGCTAATATTACCCGCGATTCAAATTAATATTCGGGCAGGACAAATGCCCACAGCAGAAGCCAACGGGACTGTGTATTTAAAGATCCCTATCAACCTACTGTAA
- a CDS encoding sulfite exporter TauE/SafE family protein: MIPAIIGALLIGLVLSVLGSGGSILTVPVLLYLIGMQPELAIASSLCIVGVISLLSSIRFIKHKKVSWPHVLLFGLPGMLGTYLGAWTSTFSTSNIQLTVFVILMLIGAVMMWRNQSSRCKAGKLNISKILLQGLAVGVVTGFVGVGGGFLIVPALVLLGGIEMRLAIGTSLLIITMNSLVGFVKYYSLLSDKGFEFNWSVIGIMIAGGIVGSMAGQWINQYLPKPMLQKLFAVFLGVMALFILSKSII, translated from the coding sequence ATGATACCAGCAATTATTGGCGCATTACTCATTGGTTTAGTGCTCAGTGTATTGGGCTCTGGTGGCTCAATTCTTACGGTTCCGGTGTTGCTATATCTCATCGGTATGCAACCCGAGTTGGCCATTGCTTCATCATTATGCATCGTAGGGGTAATAAGTTTACTCAGTAGTATTCGCTTTATTAAGCACAAAAAGGTCTCGTGGCCCCATGTGTTGTTGTTTGGTTTACCGGGCATGTTAGGGACTTACCTAGGCGCTTGGACCAGTACTTTTTCCACCAGCAACATACAGCTAACGGTGTTTGTTATTTTAATGCTCATTGGCGCCGTCATGATGTGGCGCAATCAATCTAGCCGCTGTAAAGCGGGCAAACTTAATATTAGCAAAATCCTTTTGCAAGGCTTAGCGGTTGGTGTGGTCACAGGTTTTGTGGGCGTAGGCGGCGGATTTTTAATTGTGCCCGCCCTAGTACTGCTTGGTGGCATAGAAATGAGACTGGCGATTGGTACCAGCTTGCTGATTATTACCATGAACTCACTTGTGGGTTTTGTTAAATATTACAGCTTACTGTCAGACAAAGGCTTCGAGTTCAATTGGTCGGTTATTGGGATCATGATTGCCGGCGGCATCGTGGGCAGTATGGCGGGTCAATGGATAAACCAATATTTACCCAAACCCATGTTACAAAAATTATTTGCGGTGTTTTTAGGGGTAATGGCTTTATTTATATTATCAAAATCTATTATTTAA
- a CDS encoding rhodanese-like domain-containing protein: MKTAQEYISEIKVNIIEVTTHELHTAMSNHEVVIIDVREHEEFLTGHLAGAINFPRGVLEMKIHEHPSVSHHCEWLLALNELAEKDIYLICRTGGRSALAADSLQHMGFTKPLSVAGGMMQWQLDGFPLVPHKA; the protein is encoded by the coding sequence ATGAAAACAGCTCAAGAATACATAAGTGAAATCAAGGTTAATATCATCGAGGTGACTACTCATGAATTGCATACTGCAATGAGTAATCATGAGGTCGTCATCATTGATGTCCGTGAGCATGAAGAGTTTTTAACAGGCCATTTAGCTGGCGCGATCAATTTTCCTCGTGGCGTATTAGAGATGAAAATACACGAGCATCCTTCGGTGAGTCATCACTGTGAATGGTTATTGGCATTAAATGAATTAGCTGAAAAAGACATATACCTAATTTGCCGTACGGGTGGCCGCTCTGCACTTGCGGCAGATTCATTACAACATATGGGTTTTACTAAACCACTCTCTGTTGCTGGTGGCATGATGCAATGGCAACTAGATGGTTTTCCATTGGTGCCACATAAAGCCTAA
- a CDS encoding MBL fold metallo-hydrolase → MSKIRIDPFYHQASHTITYVVIDIATRQCAIIDPVLDFDIASGTISTNFADSIIDHINQQGVEVEWILETHAHCDHISAASYIKKKCGGMTGIGEHITKVQHTFKQILNLDESFQCNGEQFDQLFVDEELVKLGHLNIHIMHTPGHTPACVSYLIEDVVFVGDALSIPELGTMNTDFPDSSAVTLYHSIQRILALPNCTRVFVGHSPQANTRTCETVETSVIAQKRCNRIAGGNVTLTEFVKRHQQHHVSAVISKLLLPVIQINIRAGNMMPADILSNDLLKVPLNK, encoded by the coding sequence ATGAGTAAAATCCGCATCGATCCTTTTTATCATCAAGCAAGTCATACTATTACCTATGTGGTAATCGATATTGCGACTCGCCAATGTGCGATTATTGATCCGGTTTTAGACTTTGATATTGCATCTGGCACTATCAGCACAAATTTTGCCGACAGCATCATAGATCATATTAATCAACAAGGGGTTGAGGTTGAATGGATTTTAGAAACCCACGCCCATTGCGATCATATTTCTGCAGCGTCTTATATTAAGAAAAAGTGTGGCGGTATGACGGGAATAGGTGAGCACATCACCAAAGTTCAACATACCTTTAAGCAAATACTCAATCTTGATGAAAGCTTTCAATGTAACGGCGAACAGTTTGATCAACTCTTTGTCGACGAAGAATTGGTGAAGTTAGGTCATTTAAATATTCACATCATGCATACACCGGGTCATACCCCTGCTTGTGTAAGCTATCTTATTGAAGATGTCGTTTTTGTTGGTGATGCATTATCAATCCCAGAGCTGGGCACAATGAATACTGATTTCCCTGATAGCAGCGCAGTTACGTTATACCATTCTATTCAACGAATATTAGCGTTGCCAAATTGCACCCGTGTGTTTGTAGGGCACAGTCCACAGGCCAACACACGCACTTGTGAGACGGTAGAAACATCAGTTATTGCACAAAAACGGTGTAATCGTATTGCTGGTGGCAACGTCACCCTCACTGAATTTGTTAAGCGGCATCAACAACACCATGTTAGTGCTGTTATATCGAAATTATTATTACCGGTAATACAAATCAATATTCGTGCTGGCAATATGATGCCTGCAGATATTTTAAGTAACGATTTACTTAAGGTACCGCTCAATAAATGA